gtctctctccccgtctgtctctctccctctccccgtctgtctgtctctctccccgtctgtctctctccctctccccgtctgtctgtctctctccccgtctgtctctctcgctctccccgtctgtctgtctctctccctctccccgtctgtctgtctctctccccgtctgtctgtctctctccctctccccgtctgtctgtctctctccctctccccgtctgtctctctccctctccccgtctgtctgtctctctccctctccccgtctgtctctctccccgtctgtctgtctctctccccgtctgtctgtctctctccctctccccgtctgtctgtctctctccctctccccgtctgtctctctccctctccccgtctgtctgtctctctccctctccctgtctgtctgtctccccgtctgtctgtctccctctccccgtctgtctgtctccctctccccgtctgtctctctccctctccccgtctgtctgtctctctccccgtctgtccctctccccgtctgtctctctccctctccccgtctgtctgtctctctccccatctgtctctctccctctccccgtctgtctgtctctctccctctccccgtctgtctgtctctctccctctccttgtctgtctgtctctctccccatctgtctctctccctctccccgtctgtctgtctctccctctccccgtctgtctgtctctctccaggTGTCTGTCTAACAGTGAGGACGACAGGCGTGTCCTCTCCTTCCACttggacagagacacacacacactgtacgtGGCCTTCTCCAGCTGTGTGGTGAGAATCCCGCTGAGCCGCTGTGAGAGACACCGAACCTGTCAcaagtgagacacacacacgcacacacacgcacacacacacacacgcacacacgcacacacgcacacacacgcacgcacacacacgcacacgcacacacgcacacacacgcacacacacacaccccataaTACTGGAGCAAAAATTTATAAagtttgtaaattatttagaaaaataaaacccacactgctcatcaccatggcaacactgACTGTACTATGAatcatggtggtggtagcacgATGTTcagagtataaataaataataaacaatacttactctgtttgtgtgtgtgtgtgtgtgtgtgtgtgcgtgtgtgtgtgtgtgttttgcaggtcATGTATTGCGTCCAGAGATCCGTACTGTGGTTGGATGTCACATGGGGCTTGTGAAAGGATTCCAGCAGGAGTGGagtaagtctctctctcacacacacacacacacacacacacacactaacacacacacactaacacacacacacacagttttattattaaacatcagTGATCTCATTCTCTAACTCCcggttctctttttttctctcttttcatctcatttactcattcatctttctttctctcattttatttccccatttctgtctctccccctctctccccctctctctgtctctccccctctctccccctctctctgtctctccccctctctccccctctctctctctctttctctctctccccctctctctctctctttctctctctctctctctctcagcagtgGGTTTGAGCAGGATGTGGAGTTCGGGGATACGGGGCGTCTCGGTGACTGTCACGGTGAGAtcatctgtttctgtgttttctcatcacactcacactcacacacacactcacacacactcactcacacacacacacacacacacacacacacacacaggaggaaaatgtttctgatgatttattttattttaatcgtCTGTCTGAGCGCTAGagctttttagttttaatttgattttatttttattttctgctgaTTTCTTGTTCCTTTAATTCCTGTAGAGTTTATGACTACCGCTTCAGCGCCAGGTTTCAAATCATATGGCGACGCAACTTCTGGTTAGTTTCCTTTTTACTCAAACGATTTCCTTTCCTTCAGTTCAGCGTTCCTCTTTCAtcgtcatcttcatcatcatcatcttcatcatcttcatcatcatcttcatcatcatcatcacaattaATCTCTAGTCTCTAAACAACTTCATCTCGTCTCTGCATGTTTACAGTAGACATGTGCTGAAAGTCTGTTATTCACTCCCatgttatcacacacacacacacacacacacacatacacatacacacacacacacactcacacacacacactgaaacacacacactcacacacactcacacacacacacacacacacacacactcacacacacacacactgaaacacacacactcacacacactcacacacacacacatacacacacacacactcacacacacacacatacacatacacacacacacactcacacacacacactgaaacacacacactcacacacacacacacacacacatacacatacacacacacacactcacacactcacacacacacacacacacacatacacacacacacactcacacacacacacactgaaacacacacactcacacacactcacacacacacacatacacacacacacactcacacacacacactgaaacacacacactcacacacactcacacacacacactgaaacacacacactcacacacacacacatacacacacacatacacacacagaaacacatacacacacacactcacacacacacacacagaaacacactgaaacacacacacacacacacacacacacacactcacacacacacacacacaaacacacacacacacacacactcacacacacaaacacacacacaccgaaacacacacacacatacacacacacacacagagaaacacaccgaaacacacacaaacacacacacacacacacacacacacacacagaaacacacacacacacactcacacacacacacacagaaacacacacacacacacactcacacacacaaacacacacacaccgaaacacacacacacatacacacacacacacagagaaacacaccgaaacacacacaaacacacacacacacacacacagaaacacacacacacactcacacacacaaacacacacacaccgaaacacacacacacatacacacacacagagaaacacaccgaaacacacacacacacatacacacacagaaacacacaccgaaacacacacacacactcacacacacacactgaaacacacacactcacacacacacacatacacacatacacacacagaaacacatacacacacacagaaacacacacacacacagaaacacactgaaacacacacaccgaaacacacagaaacacacacacacacacacacagaaacacacacacacacacactcacacacacacacacagaaacacacagaaacacacacacacacacacacacactcacacacacacacacacacaaacacacacacacacacacaccgaaacacacacacacacatacacacacagaaacacacacacacacatacacacacagaaacacacacacacacagagaaacacacacagaaacacacacacaaacacacgttaTAAAGTTAAATTattgagaagtgtgtgtttgtggctcaGTATCGGTTGTTTACTTTCGTCCTGTGAATTAATGTTAGTGtactttattaactttattaacttCATTAACTTTATTAACTTCATTAGCGTCATTAGCGTCATTAGCctcattaatgttaattaacacTAGGCTCGTTGCTGGTTTCAGGTGATTAGTTATGCTGTAACTCGGTTAAACTGAGTTTCGTGTTGACGCTCACCTCGATGAAGAGCGGCGTTTTCAGCACGCTGGTGTTCGTGTTCAGAATGAAACACTGGCGTTAGTTAATTATCTGTGTTACGCTGagcctgatgatgatgatgatgatgatgatgatgatgatcagttGTTTATCAGCAcgtgtctaatgtccacatcaATGTTACCacaatatcattcattcattcattcattcattcactaacACAGTGTAATAccttaatttgtttgtttatttatttttgtttagtttttaaagcagaatagtttttattcattatgaaGTAAAGTTTGCAGTTTGCAGTTTGGGGCGAAGCAGAAACACAGGACGCAGTCAAACACTGATGCACTAAACCTTCTGCACTTCCACGTTCGCCTGCATACACACCATTTATACAGAGCAGAGCAGCGCTTAAACACAACCTGCTCAGGAggcgttgattagtttcctgtaacagcagctctgacagtagcgcaggtttagattataatataatacgttatcgtttctatagcaacagctcattcacagggacgtgtacagcgaacgcGCCGCATAAACGGAttgaaaaagtgtgtaattgtttataaacgtggagatgtttatgtcacatgtatggaaggagtctccagtgtcagcgccttGTAACAAAccgaggtaaagctggaactttaaggtttccgacgtcttcaggacagaggagtttacgcagtttctcaggaacatgatgctggtgagggaacgagggtttatagctgctataacgtaagtgacaacaggaactcacacGCTTcactgaacattaaatgtaactagaaacagataaaaggtgtgatgtgttgttttttaataaataaaagttgtaattgttgtaagttgctgtggtgtaaggggaataaaactcttggggACGTGCAGTTagagggaaataatcaacttcgggatGGTCGGCGTTAAATCCGGTGAACACGTGAGGTTTCAGCGTTGTGGATTGTGTGAAAGTCTGCATCAGTGTTTGAGCTTCGTGCGTGGCGTTCCTGCTGCAGCCGGCTGTACAGTAGAGCTGTACATAAACAGGACCGCTAGACGTTCTAGAACGTTCCGGACTCTCTGGAAGCTGGAATAACTGTGTGAATGATGTGTTTACTGCAGCAGAACAGGAAAAGCCGGCGCTGTCCGTCACGCCGTCCTCCGCTTCAGAACCTAAACATTCCCCACACactcctccctctcttcctcctcaACTCCTCGACACACGGAGATCCGTTCTCCGCGACGATTCGGAAACTTCCAGATCATTTGAATCGGTGATGGAGGGTAAGGCCTTGACGGGAGCAAGGGATTTTGGGTAATGCTGCTGCTAGCGATCATCTCTCTAAAGCTAGctgttaaaatacaaaaacatggaaacgcacacacacgcacacacacacacacgcacacacacacacacacacgcacacacacactgatgtgtttagtTAAGCAGATTGAAACTCATTCCATTttactgttttgtattttaatagcTAACTTCCTCTTTAGCTGTTAGCTTAGCGAGGCGACGTTAGCAGCAGCGCTCAGGTCCCCACAGCTTACATGTCagtttattttcttcatttgttctttcagtttttttccttcagtggaGCAACATGTCttctttctgttctcttttATCTGCTTTTTCTCAGTTCCTTTACTGTTTAGTTCTTGATTCTACTTTTCTTTCtcgttcttttgtttttcctgaaAGTCTTCCGAAGGCCTTACGCAGACCAGCACTGTTCCCGCTTCAGTTACTAACACTCGCTCAGTTTCTCTCGTGGACACTAACACACTCGGAAGACACGCTTCCTCTTCTCGATATGATCAGGTATCTGGGGCTGAACGCTAACAAACTTTACTCCTGGAACTCTTAAAGCTTTTAACGGCTGAGTGGACGACGTCTTCTTCACTAACATAATCCTGTTATATGAGCTGCTAGCTTCCGGCTAATCCGATTCTCTCATCTGCTCTGGATGCACTTCTGCTCCGTAGGGCTGGATTACCTTCACACGTCTTCATGAgtataaagtttaaataaatctcAGGAAGTGAGCGAATGCCTGCTGgggggaggtggaggaggtggaggtggaggaggtggaggtgaaggaggagctctccactctgtgtgtgtgtgtgtgtgtgtgtgtgtgttcagtgtgagttcACACGGCGTTGTTGTGTGTTCGCAGGCATTTGGGAGATCCAGTCGGCCGACTCCAACCAGCTGGTGCACATGAACATCCTGATCACGTGCGTCTTCGCTGCGTTCCTGTTGGGGGCGTTCATCGCCGGCGCTGTGGTCTACTGCTACCGAGACGTCTTCCTGCACAAGAAGACGCGCAAAATCCACAAAGCGGCGCACAGTAAAGACGAGGAGTCGGCACCGTCACGCACTGACTCCACCGGGAGCTTCACCAAGCTGAACGGCCTCTTCGAGAGTCCGGTGAAGGAATTTCCCAGCGCCATGGAGGAGGCGAGGATCTACTTCAGCGGAGACAAAGATGAAAAGAACCCAGAATCCAAGACCATCATCCTCAGCAGGCAAAACCCGGAGCTGGCGGCGTTGCCCACGCCCGAGTCGACGCCGGTGCTCCACCAAAAGGGGCTGCAGCCGAACAAGAGCCAGTGGGAAAAGGCACAAGGGAAAACGTGTGTGTCTCGGAAAGAGGCTCCGCCCAAAAGCCCACAAAACCCCAGCATCCCAAGTGCTGTCGTGCTTCCAAACGCAACGCACGAGAAAACCGTCCCGAGCAGCGACACTGGCAGCGTGAAGTCGGTCCATAAAGAGCGGCGGCGTTCCGTAGACGCTAGAAACACACTTAACGAGCTCCTGAAACATCTTAACGAGGCTAACGAGGCTGAGACAATAAACGCCAACCCTAAAGCCATCATGGCCGACACGCCACGCCCTCGCCCGCACCTGATGCTCGAGCCCATGGGGAACTTAGCAGAAATCCCACCCAAAGTTCCAAGTCGGGAAGCGTCACTTTATTCCCCGACATCCTATTCCCCGCCCTCATCCTACTCGGCTTCGTCCTATTCGCCGTCGTCCTCGTTACCCAGACACAGTCCCACCAAACGCGTGGACGTCCCGTCCGTGCCCACGTCACCCACCGGACAAATGGGGACCCTCGATAGGCAGCGTTTCCAGCGCGTCGGCTCCGCCCACCGCCATGCCGGATCATCCGGCGCTGTGGTGGTGCGTCACTCCAGTTTCAACCGAGGTGCGCTGGCTCCGCCCACACCGCCCTCCAGGATGGACTCGCAGGGCATCTCGAGGCAACACAGCTACAGCGGATACGGATCACTTCCTCGGACTTCTGTTAAACGAACGGCGTCGTTAAAGCCGGACGTTCCGCCCAAACCCGGAGGATTCGTACCGCAAACGAGGCCCGTAAACAAATACAGCTACTGAGCCGAGGACCAATCACGCACTCCGGAGAACGCAGGCCAACGATAAAAAGCTGTTTTGGCTCAGATGAGGACAGTAAAAGAAACATGGCTACTGAACGGAGTGGGAATTAAACGTAGTGAAGGCAGGAATACGGCCAGTTACTCCATAAACGAGTGAAATGACGGGATTTAACGAGGGCGGGGTTTGAGGAACTGTTCCAGGAGACACGGCGAGCGCAGGAAGTATGACAGAAACGTCTCCACGTGAAGCTGATCCTCTGCGAGACCGAGCGAGAAATGAAACTCTGCCGAGACGAACGGATCCGTGGGATGTTTACGTCACAAACGAGGGAAGTTTAAATGCCTATAAATCAGAAACAAAACGGTGGAACATTGAAAGAGCCAATGAGCAAAAACGTTGACCTGCGAGGCGGCAGGGACGTCTGAGGTCAAAGGTTAAAGGTCATGTGGGATTAACCTGTTGCAGGAATACTTGAAATATGTTTCTTGTTAACCAGCAtcgattaaaaataaatacgtAGGACTGAGGAAAAGCTGTGCATTCGACTGGAGGAATGATGCGAGGTGGTGACGTGTGTCATGGCGACGGGAAACGTTACGAATTTACGTAGTTACAACGTTCCACAAACGCTCCGAGGATGCACTTACAGCTGGCTTCTCTCCAGCTCCGGTTATTACTGTCCTAAAACTAAACCGTtaacattactgtgtgtgtgtgtgtgtgtgtgtgtgtttctgtgtgtgtgtgtgtttctgtgtgtgtgtgtgtgtgtgtgtgtccatgtgccTGCTCTgaactttttgttttatttttttaaactcactgGGAAACATTTCAATAATTTGCTGCTACTGAGTTTAGACGAACAatggtattgtgtgtgtgtgtgcatgtgtgtgtgtgtgtgtttctgtgtgtgtgtgtgtgtgtgtgtgtgtgcatgtgtgtgttcagccaCTGAACAGcagtttattatttcattattcaatctgagaaacacactgaggtcgaatttttcatttataaaactcCTGAATTTCAGTAATTTAAATAATCGTAGTCGATCTGCGAGACGTCtgtagttttgcactggagctacgaggctaatgtagctaacacgTAGTggaagcttatagctaccaCTTTAGCATTGTGCTAAATAACTGCAtgtctaaaatgtctaaaacacACTCCGTGTTCTAATGAGCTGTTATATTAACCTCCAGATTTCCACCCAGACTCGGCCGTTACAGAATCTGAATGAATTTGCGCTTGTAATCACTGTAACAGCTACCGCTGTGTCCTAGCAACCAGTCATGCCGGTAATGACGAcgactgtaaatatataaatatataaatacggACATTTCAGAGgcaagtgtgtgttctgtgccTTACCGAGAAACACTCGCTGTGGATTTTCATTTCCTTAAAATCATTGCACATTTAATCATGAGaagaatgaaaggaaaagagaaaaacaagaacgatgacaataataataataataataataataataaagaataattttGCCTGCAGAATGTATTGCATTTAATGTCGAGAATCGCCTTCACTCCGCTGTTTACGACTCGATGCCCAGAGACGACtttattctgtttaattctCTTAAAAATAACAAGTTGTTTCTTGTGTTTAAGATGCGTACGGCTGAAACGCTAGCTATAGCATTACCATTAGCCTGTTAGCGGGGGGTTTAATCCACAGCCAGGCGACGGAGAGGAAACATTAGCGGAGCATTGATTGTTTTTCTTATGCTGCAGTTTCActgatttgttattaaaatgtttttgaacatgCTGCTCAGTGATTCATCTCTAAATCTAATCACACGTtcagattattatataacttaTATTTATGCAATTAAACGTCACATGGAGGAAAACCGGAGTGGTTGTGGAATAAACCCCACAGAAaccatgttagctagctagtgctAATCCTGCAGCTACGTGAGAAGTTTCGCTTTAGCGCATCCACACGGCTGACGTTCAGCTTCGTGATGTCGAGATAACGgtacaaaaaaacaatcatcaATACCTTGGATTTAAAtacaagattaaataaaaataaatttttgcaATTAAAGTTATTAACTAAAATCGTATTGCTGTAATTAACttgggaagaaaaaagaaagaaaaatccatcgttgttgttgttttgcatgtGTGTCTCTTTACAAAGGTGTTTAGGtctgatttgtttacatttgatTAGACGTGTGCCGATCATCACCTGAACGTTAATCTGATATAATCGCCGTATTACCGTGTGTTCAGAAGCTTTCAGAAGACGTGTGTCCTGATGTTCAGGGGCACAGACGCTAaaataagctccgcccccacgGCGatatcgtgtgtgtgtctgattttcGGCCACGCCTCCACCTGGTGATGTACGCGCTGTAGCTGTATTCGCATTCTAAACGTTCACACCGCAGTCACGTCCGTGCACAACAACAAACGCAACTCGTTTTATTTTAAACGCTAAGACTGTGCGGAAActggctgtttgtttgttttatgtttttttttttttttttgttcctccaGAGTATTTTAACGTGTAGGTCTGTTGCGAAACCTGTACTGTGAAACTGTAAATAATTCCGTCACTGTTAACgatatttttgttgatttttttaacacagcatGTATagttgaaataaaatattactacaCTGAGACTCAGATTCAAGTCTTTGTACAATAAATCTACATCATCCATAAACATATGAGTTCTGCTTGTTTAAATAcacgtgattggctgttgaAGTATCGGACATATAAGAtacaatatagtgtatttccttagtcaagtgcaaaagtttgtgcaccctcaGGACAAGTGTGTTTTGGTTTCATAGATGTTCCTTCTTTATCAGACAACACGTAAATAAGCATAAATAATATTCATCCTCTTTGTGGATCGAGAGACGATCGTGGTGAAGGGGTTCGTGTAGCTTAGTGAAACTCAGGGCCACGTCACTGCGGGTTTAACGCTCTCAGTATCAGATCTGAGGAAAGATAAACACCAAGTGCACCTGCCCAGATTAGGGTTACCTGGAGCCAGGCCTCGGGGTGGAGTCCATAGGTGAGTGAACCCAAAATGAACCCAAAATGGTGACGGAGCCATCGTGTGGGCTCAGCAGAAGAAGGATGGGAGTCAGGTGCAATGCCAGTCTTAGGTGGCCAAGACATCTGCAAAGAAAACGTTCAGGAACGTTGAAGGTCACTTCCCTGGTGGGGAAAGAGCCAGATTTGGTGACAGAGATGGAAaagtagattagattagattagagtaGATTATAGttgatataattatataatctatgatataataattattatcacATATTGTTACAGCCACACAGAGTTCAGGCTCCAGTACCAAACTTCTCAATCAGGCGTGATCTCTTTCCTGCTCTGGAGTTCCTACAGAAGATCGTGCTCAGGCAGTTGTGGGAATACTCACCAGTCCCAGCTGTTTTTCCCAGTGGACACCAGGGTTGCCTCCATGAGACTCCGAGTCTCAGGAAGGGAAACTCtgacttgtttgtgtgtgtggagcaggcGCTGGAGATGGAACCTCCTACTGACTCCACAGTGCTCCTAGGAGACACTTGGAGGGGAGTGACTGGGAGGAATGGCCTCTGAACCAGAGCAGTGAAATGTTATTAGACTTCTGTGCAAGCCTCGGATCATCTGCTTTCATTTAAGGTGAGTTTCGGACTCCATCATTTGGTGTGTCTTGTCTCCTATTTGTGGTTTTCATGGACAGGATATGAATCCACAGCTGAGGGTGGAGAGATGTCCAGTAGAGGTAACTTAAGTAGAGGTAACACAACTTAAACCGGACCTCGAACACATTTGAACATTTCTCTGCAGAGTGTGTCACCTGAGTTCCTTCTGGTCAGAGGAGAGAACTTTACCCATGATGGAGGAGTTTAAGTGTCTTGGAATCTGATTATTACACgagtgatggaaaaagaaagtgtgagaTTGATAAATGGATTGGTTTAATGGCAGCAGAGTTACAGTCATGGTACTGTAGAGTCTAGAGGTCTAGAGGTCTAGGCCAGAAGGAGGAGCTCAGGTTATGGAGAAAGCTCTCTGTTTACTGGTCAGTCTACGTCCTGTTCCTCAGCTGTGGTTGAGCTGTGTGTAATGacaaaaagaataaagacaTGAGTATGGGAGGTGGAAATGAGGTTCCTCCCCAGGGTTCAGGGTTTACTCTCTGTAATTAGGTGAGGAGTTTGACAATCCAGGTCAACCTTGGAGTGGAGCCACTGCTCCTCTTAATTGAGAGGAACCAGTTGAGGTGGATTGGGTACCTTACCATGACACCCTGGTGGGGTTCTAGTAGAGATCTGGTAATGGTGAACACACGCTtgatctaatactaacatttggattaaatatagaaaatatagtcacattttcGCAggctgaagctatctcagatcattatctcatctcagttaaaatgtgtattaatcataaaaCACGCACTTCTACACACTGCTgcgtcaaacgtacgttcacatcagctactgcacagagttttatcagtaatctcccagatttactAACCATGactggatcaccgtctgatcctgaagaacttgaccaggcaactgaatgtttaaaatcaacattctgcaactcgctagataagggagcttcatttaaaagaaaaataattagggagaaaaagctagcaccctggtatagcgatcacacacgaactttaaaacagaccactcgaaaactagaacgtaaatgacGTCAAACTAAAtcagtagtatttcaaatagcatggaaggagagccttttgagctataagaaagctcttagtgctgctagatcagtgtatctctccaccctaattgaagataacagaaataatcctagattcttatttaatactgtagcaaaattaactaggaataagaccacaatagaaacacacacacaatcattatatagcagcgatgacttcagtAATCTGGACATTGTAGGTGCACAAACTCCCACACTTCATCTCTCTGTGGTTCTGCTGCATTGTTCAGGTTTTAATAGTGCACTAGATTATAAGTGTCCCTAAGTGAACACACTAGTGCACTAGAACAACTTGAATTGAAGCACAGTCACTAAGAACAAACTGCTCTGGAGTCGTGCTGGAAAAAATTCACTGAATAAAGCAACAgtttcagaaatgtttacagAGGAAGAAGCAGGATGCTGAGGTttagccaaacacacacacacacacacacacacacacacacacacacagacaaactcTGGTCCCGAGCAGCTGTGCTGTAGTGTTTATGTGGGCTGAGGGGCGGCTAAACCCACTGAGCGTTATTTTTAGATTTCAGTGGGAAATTTTCCAGAGTCATTTGTAAGCCAAGTGTCCAACATCTGGAACACTCAATCAGCCAAGagccatctacacacacacacacacacacacacacacaaacactcacacacactcacacacacacactcacacacactcacacacactcacacacactcactcacacacactcacacacactctacagcTCGTTCCTGATAAGTTCAGCTGTGTGAGTGATCTGCAGTCAGACTTAAACACCGTGAACTctacacattaaacacacactcgctctctctctctctctctctctgtctctctctctctgtctctctctctctgtctctctctgtctctctc
The genomic region above belongs to Pangasianodon hypophthalmus isolate fPanHyp1 chromosome 6, fPanHyp1.pri, whole genome shotgun sequence and contains:
- the sema6dl gene encoding sema domain, transmembrane domain (TM), and cytoplasmic domain, (semaphorin) 6D, like isoform X2; translated protein: MWCVMFPNLLLLLLLVRTHAVSFPEDTAPLDIVDRHYSRQYPVFRGRPSGNESQHRLDFQLMTRIQDTLFIAGRDQVYLVSLRESYRNDITPYRKLTWRSSQADRETCALKGKHRDECHNFIKVLVPRNDDLVFICGTNGFNPMCRYYRLDNLEFDGEEISGLARCPFDAKQTNVALFSDGKLYSATVADFLASDAVIYRSMGDGSALRTIKYDSKWLKEPHFLHAVDYGNYVYFFFREIAAEHNNLGRAVYSRVARVCKNDVGGSQRVLEKHWTSFVKARLNCSVPGESFFYFDVLQSLTDIINISGVPSVVGVFTTQLNSIPGSAVCAFSMPDIEKVFEGRFKEQKTPDSVWTPVPDDRLPRPRPGCCAGHGSAESYKSSVEFPDETLQFIKLHPLMDAAVPSIRDEPWVTKTRVRYRLTALAVDNAAGPYKNYTVVFIGSEAGVVLKVLAKTAVFSLNESVLLEEIDVFNQAKCLSNSEDDRRVLSFHLDRDTHTLYVAFSSCVVRIPLSRCERHRTCHKSCIASRDPYCGWMSHGACERIPAGVDGFEQDVEFGDTGRLGDCHEFMTTASAPGFKSYGDATSAEQEKPALSVTPSSASEPKHSPHTPPSLPPQLLDTRRSVLRDDSETSRSFESVMEGIWEIQSADSNQLVHMNILITCVFAAFLLGAFIAGAVVYCYRDVFLHKKTRKIHKAAHSKDEESAPSRTDSTGSFTKLNGLFESPVKEFPSAMEEARIYFSGDKDEKNPESKTIILSRQNPELAALPTPESTPVLHQKGLQPNKSQWEKAQGKTCVSRKEAPPKSPQNPSIPSAVVLPNATHEKTVPSSDTGSVKSVHKERRRSVDARNTLNELLKHLNEANEAETINANPKAIMADTPRPRPHLMLEPMGNLAEIPPKVPSREASLYSPTSYSPPSSYSASSYSPSSSLPRHSPTKRVDVPSVPTSPTGQMGTLDRQRFQRVGSAHRHAGSSGAVVVRHSSFNRGALAPPTPPSRMDSQGISRQHSYSGYGSLPRTSVKRTASLKPDVPPKPGGFVPQTRPVNKYSY
- the sema6dl gene encoding sema domain, transmembrane domain (TM), and cytoplasmic domain, (semaphorin) 6D, like isoform X7; protein product: MWCVMFPNLLLLLLLVRTHAVSFPEDTAPLDIVDRHYSRQYPVFRGRPSGNESQHRLDFQLMTRIQDTLFIAGRDQVYLVSLRESYRNDITPYRKLTWRSSQADRETCALKGKHRDECHNFIKVLVPRNDDLVFICGTNGFNPMCRYYRLDNLEFDGEEISGLARCPFDAKQTNVALFSDGKLYSATVADFLASDAVIYRSMGDGSALRTIKYDSKWLKEPHFLHAVDYGNYVYFFFREIAAEHNNLGRAVYSRVARVCKNDVGGSQRVLEKHWTSFVKARLNCSVPGESFFYFDVLQSLTDIINISGVPSVVGVFTTQLNSIPGSAVCAFSMPDIEKVFEGRFKEQKTPDSVWTPVPDDRLPRPRPGCCAGHGSAESYKSSVEFPDETLQFIKLHPLMDAAVPSIRDEPWVTKTRVRYRLTALAVDNAAGPYKNYTVVFIGSEAGVVLKVLAKTAVFSLNESVLLEEIDVFNQAKCLSNSEDDRRVLSFHLDRDTHTLYVAFSSCVVRIPLSRCERHRTCHKSCIASRDPYCGWMSHGACERIPAGVDGFEQDVEFGDTGRLGDCHEQEKPALSVTPSSASEPKHSPHTPPSLPPQLLDTRRSVLRDDSETSRSFESVMEGIWEIQSADSNQLVHMNILITCVFAAFLLGAFIAGAVVYCYRDVFLHKKTRKIHKAAHSKDEESAPSRTDSTGSFTKLNGLFESPVKEFPSAMEEARIYFSGDKDEKNPESKTIILSRQNPELAALPTPESTPVLHQKGLQPNKSQWEKAQGKTCVSRKEAPPKSPQNPSIPSAVVLPNATHEKTVPSSDTGSVKSVHKERRRSVDARNTLNELLKHLNEANEAETINANPKAIMADTPRPRPHLMLEPMGNLAEIPPKVPSREASLYSPTSYSPPSSYSASSYSPSSSLPRHSPTKRVDVPSVPTSPTGQMGTLDRQRFQRVGSAHRHAGSSGAVVVRHSSFNRGALAPPTPPSRMDSQGISRQHSYSGYGSLPRTSVKRTASLKPDVPPKPGGFVPQTRPVNKYSY